In one window of Gossypium hirsutum isolate 1008001.06 chromosome A01, Gossypium_hirsutum_v2.1, whole genome shotgun sequence DNA:
- the LOC107952179 gene encoding lignin-forming anionic peroxidase, with protein MVTAAIFRAAATVMLLVLSFSACQAQLSSTFYGDTCPNALSTIRTSIRSAIARERRMAASLIRLHFHDCFVQGCDASILLDNSPSITSEKFVTQNNNSVRSFEVIDEAKSAVENVCPGLVSCADILAVAARDASEYVGGPSWTVKLGRKDSTTASASLASRDLPRFADGLQRLIDLFESKGLSERDMVALSGSHTIGQAQCVTFRDRIYSNGSDIDAGFASTRRRNCPATFPNGNGNLAPLDLVTPNSFENNYFRNLLQKKGLLQSDQVLFSGGTTDSIVNDYNRNPSTFRSDAMIKMGDIEPLTGSAGIIRRICSRVN; from the exons ATGGTAACAGCTGCAATATTTAGAGCTGCTGCTACGGTGATGCTGCTGGTTTTGAGCTTCAGCGCATGCCAAGCACAGCTTTCTTCTACGTTTTATGGTGACACATGCCCCAATGCACTCAGTACGATTCGCACATCCATCAGATCCGCCATTGCAAGAGAACGTAGAATGGCTGCATCTCTTATTCGGCTTCATTTCCATGATTGCTTTGTTCAG GGTTGTGATGCTTCAATCTTACTGGACAATTCCCCTTCCATCACAAGCGAGAAGTTCGTAACTCAAAATAATAACTCTGTAAGAAGCTTTGAAGTTATAGATGAGGCTAAATCTGCAGTTGAAAACGTATGCCCTGGGCTTGTATCTTGTGCCGACATCCTTGCCGTCGCTGCCAGGGATGCCTCTGAATAC GTAGGTGGTCCCTCGTGGACAGTGAAGCTTGGAAGAAAAGATTCAACCACTGCAAGCGCCAGTCTAGCTAGCAGAGACCTTCCTCGTTTCGCAGATGGTCTTCAAAGGCTTATCGATCTCTTTGAAAGCAAGGGCCTTAGTGAAAGAGACATGGTTGCTTTGTCAG GTTCTCACACCATTGGACAGGCGCAATGCGTGACATTCAGGGATAGGATATACAGTAATGGAAGTGACATTGACGCTGGGTTTGCCAGCACTCGCAGACGCAATTGTCCAGCTACTTTCCCCAACGGAAATGGAAATTTGGCTCCACTTGATTTGGTCACACCAAATTCCTTTGAGAACAACTACTTCAGAAATCTACTGCAAAAGAAGGGTCTTCTCCAGTCGGATCAAGTGCTGTTCAGCGGTGGAACCACAGATAGCATAGTCAACGACTACAACAGGAATCCTTCAACTTTCAGATCCGATGCCATGATCAAGATGGGAGATATCGAGCCTCTAACGGGTTCTGCAGGGATCATAAGGAGGATTTGCAGCCGTGTTAACTAG